A genomic segment from Treponema sp. Marseille-Q3903 encodes:
- a CDS encoding ABC transporter substrate-binding protein produces the protein MKKIILATTMLLAAAASMFGAAKKGQVRFLNGKPEVADVYQELAADYEKETGVKIIIETAANNQYESTLSAKMSIKSQAPTLFQINGPRGYANWKNYCADLSKTELYKHLTDKSLAITNKGKVYGIPYVVEGYGIIYNKAITDRYFALPNKATKYKSMDEVKNFAALKEVADDMQRNASALKIKGVFASTSLKAGDNWRWQTHLANLPIYYEFKNNKIDLSSDATKKITFQYAKEYQNIFDLYLNDSVIPAKNTGVKTVENSMAEFALEECAMVQNGNWAWGQIAGVSGNKVKAENVKYLPIYTGVAGEENQGLCIGTENFFSINSKASKEDQKATADFIYWLYSSKTGKDYVLNKLRFIAPFDTFADNEKPTDPLAKEILRWMDMPGITSVAWNFTLFPSRRFKDNFGASLLRYAQGSKSWDEVKAQVVSDWATESAMAD, from the coding sequence ATGAAAAAAATTATTTTGGCAACAACAATGTTGTTGGCTGCTGCTGCATCAATGTTCGGGGCAGCAAAAAAGGGGCAGGTTCGCTTTTTGAACGGAAAGCCGGAAGTTGCAGATGTATACCAGGAATTGGCAGCTGATTATGAAAAAGAAACTGGCGTAAAAATTATTATTGAAACCGCAGCAAATAACCAGTACGAATCTACACTCTCTGCGAAAATGTCTATCAAATCGCAGGCTCCAACATTGTTCCAGATCAATGGACCACGTGGATATGCTAACTGGAAGAACTACTGTGCAGATCTTTCAAAGACAGAACTCTACAAACACCTTACAGATAAATCTCTTGCTATAACTAACAAGGGAAAAGTTTATGGTATTCCTTATGTAGTTGAAGGATATGGTATCATTTACAACAAAGCAATTACAGACAGATATTTTGCTCTTCCAAACAAAGCAACAAAATATAAATCTATGGACGAAGTAAAGAACTTTGCCGCACTCAAAGAAGTTGCTGATGATATGCAGAGAAACGCTTCAGCTCTTAAAATCAAAGGTGTCTTCGCTTCTACATCACTGAAAGCAGGAGATAACTGGCGATGGCAGACTCACCTTGCAAACCTTCCTATCTACTATGAATTCAAAAACAACAAAATTGATCTTTCTTCCGACGCAACAAAGAAAATCACATTCCAGTACGCAAAGGAATATCAGAACATTTTTGACCTTTATTTGAACGATTCAGTTATTCCTGCTAAAAACACAGGTGTAAAAACTGTTGAAAACTCTATGGCTGAATTTGCTCTTGAAGAATGTGCTATGGTACAGAACGGAAACTGGGCTTGGGGACAGATTGCAGGTGTTTCAGGAAACAAAGTAAAAGCTGAAAACGTAAAATATCTCCCAATCTACACAGGTGTTGCAGGTGAAGAAAATCAGGGACTTTGTATTGGAACAGAAAACTTCTTCAGTATCAACTCAAAAGCTTCTAAAGAAGACCAGAAAGCAACTGCTGACTTTATCTATTGGTTGTACTCTTCAAAGACGGGTAAAGACTATGTATTGAACAAACTCAGATTCATCGCTCCATTTGATACATTTGCTGACAATGAAAAACCTACAGATCCATTGGCAAAAGAAATCCTCCGATGGATGGATATGCCTGGCATAACATCTGTTGCATGGAACTTCACATTGTTCCCTAGCAGAAGATTCAAAGACAACTTTGGTGCTTCATTGCTCCGCTACGCTCAGGGTTCTAAATCTTGGGACGAAGTAAAAGCACAGGTAGTTTCTGACTGGGCTACAGAAAGTGCAATGGCTGACTAA
- a CDS encoding mannose-1-phosphate guanylyltransferase/mannose-6-phosphate isomerase → MRITPVILSGGSGSRLWPLSTSEIPKQFLKLTNNFTMIQNTLLRLKGVECSAPIISCNENHRFLVAEQLSEVSDKKPKILLEPVAKNTAPAIAAACCAALNEDKNAIVAVFPSDHVIADEEKFQAAIKIAAEKALEGYLVTFGIVPTFPSTGYGYIKGNDNLEKFVEKPCLEKAEEYIASGQYSWNSGMFVFKASTFLSELEKFEPEMEMLSKQSYENAVVENDFIRLDKKSFEKIKGNSIDYAVMEHTKKGKVVKLDAGWSDVGSWAALWDINKKDEHGNVLKGKALMLDTKNSYVHSVKKPIAVIGLRDIVIVESENTILVAAKDKVQDVKKAAEEIKNL, encoded by the coding sequence ATGCGTATAACACCTGTAATTTTAAGTGGTGGCAGCGGCTCTCGCCTGTGGCCGCTTTCAACATCAGAAATTCCAAAACAGTTTTTAAAACTTACAAACAATTTCACAATGATTCAGAACACTTTACTCCGATTAAAAGGGGTAGAGTGCTCTGCTCCTATAATCTCCTGCAATGAAAACCACAGGTTTTTAGTCGCTGAGCAACTCTCGGAAGTCAGCGATAAAAAGCCTAAGATTTTGCTTGAACCTGTCGCAAAAAATACAGCACCTGCAATTGCTGCCGCATGTTGTGCTGCTCTCAATGAAGATAAAAACGCAATCGTTGCAGTTTTTCCAAGCGACCACGTGATAGCTGATGAAGAGAAATTTCAGGCAGCTATAAAAATCGCTGCAGAAAAAGCTTTAGAAGGCTACCTCGTAACGTTTGGAATTGTCCCAACTTTTCCTTCTACAGGGTACGGATATATAAAAGGGAACGACAACCTTGAAAAGTTTGTAGAAAAACCTTGCCTTGAAAAAGCCGAAGAATACATCGCAAGCGGTCAATATTCTTGGAACAGTGGGATGTTTGTTTTTAAAGCTTCAACGTTCCTTTCAGAGCTTGAAAAATTTGAACCGGAGATGGAGATGCTTTCTAAACAGTCTTATGAAAACGCTGTAGTTGAAAATGATTTTATACGGCTTGATAAAAAAAGTTTTGAAAAAATTAAAGGAAATTCAATTGACTACGCTGTGATGGAGCACACAAAAAAAGGCAAAGTTGTAAAACTCGATGCCGGCTGGAGCGATGTCGGCTCGTGGGCAGCGTTGTGGGATATAAACAAAAAAGATGAACATGGAAACGTATTAAAAGGGAAGGCACTGATGCTTGATACTAAAAACTCATACGTTCACTCGGTAAAAAAGCCAATCGCGGTGATTGGGCTTAGAGACATTGTCATTGTTGAATCGGAAAATACGATTTTAGTCGCTGCAAAAGACAAAGTTCAAGATGTAAAAAAAGCAGCAGAAGAGATTAAAAATCTCTAG
- a CDS encoding DUF6675 family protein, whose product MKKIFLSLIVAFLLLNSLYAQVYFDSMEADYSLIPQTCLSDFYKYNLEKLHKINYCYQSVVELPKSNYFSCDEILQNKIDTMGGGVDYYNIVHKVRKPIFTESKYNKNKNMLYVKDKTFGKLYFDTEFYQHDNICTCTAVLNKKLENFLFRAIKPGEFTIFIMTVDKGSSVVMYLAVQTSFKLPVFFRRYIINAFWARLHGINNWFIRMYTTGKHLEN is encoded by the coding sequence ATGAAAAAAATATTTCTCTCTTTGATAGTCGCCTTTTTGTTGCTCAATTCGCTCTACGCGCAAGTTTATTTTGATTCAATGGAAGCTGATTATTCTTTGATACCCCAAACATGTTTATCAGACTTTTACAAATACAATCTAGAAAAGCTACATAAAATAAATTACTGCTATCAATCTGTCGTTGAGCTTCCAAAATCAAATTATTTTTCGTGTGATGAAATTCTTCAGAATAAAATAGATACAATGGGCGGCGGCGTTGATTATTACAATATAGTTCACAAAGTAAGAAAACCTATATTTACAGAATCAAAATATAACAAAAATAAAAATATGCTTTATGTAAAAGATAAAACATTCGGGAAGCTTTATTTTGATACGGAATTTTATCAGCATGACAATATCTGCACATGTACTGCCGTGCTAAACAAAAAACTCGAAAATTTTTTATTTCGTGCAATAAAACCCGGCGAATTTACAATTTTCATCATGACAGTAGATAAAGGTTCTTCTGTTGTTATGTATTTGGCTGTGCAAACTTCATTTAAATTGCCTGTTTTTTTTAGGCGGTATATAATAAATGCATTCTGGGCAAGGCTTCACGGCATAAACAACTGGTTTATAAGAATGTATACTACCGGAAAACATTTAGAAAATTAA
- a CDS encoding ABC-F family ATP-binding cassette domain-containing protein — translation MITVSNVSVSFGEKPLFKDVNLKFNKGNCYGITGANGAGKSTFLKLLSGELEKDSGEIFMTPGERMAVLKQDHFAFDQYSVKDTVMMGFPKLYEVSKARDEIYAKADFTEEDGIKSAELEAEFGELGGYEAENQIEQMLSGLGLEEQFHDKMMGELDESQKVRVLLAQAIYGNPDALLLDEPTNGLDIESITWLENFLLDFENTVIVVSHDRHFLNTVCTYICDIDFGKITQFSGNYDFWYQMTQVMQRQAHDQQKKTEDKMKDLREFILRFSSNASKAKQATSRKKIYDKLADSLEDIPVSTRKFPYVAFKTDREIGNNVLEIKNLNYTDQDGNVLLKDFNLKINRTDKVAFVGIEHNSITALFDIINGKIKPASGEFFWGTTTSQSYLPRDNNENFNNDLNITEWLKQYSKEQDDSYVRGFLGRMLFSGDESLKKVKVLSGGEKVRCMLSKLMLSGANCITMDDPTNHLDLEAIQSLNEGLIAFTGVLLFSSHDHEFIQSIANRIVEITPNGVIDRMMSFDDYISDNTITEQRQKLYEGTGKRIKYRV, via the coding sequence TTGATTACAGTAAGCAATGTCAGCGTTTCTTTTGGTGAGAAACCGCTTTTTAAAGATGTAAATCTAAAATTCAATAAAGGCAACTGTTACGGCATCACAGGTGCAAACGGGGCAGGAAAGTCTACGTTTTTAAAACTGCTTTCAGGGGAACTTGAAAAAGATTCCGGTGAAATATTTATGACTCCCGGCGAACGCATGGCTGTTTTAAAACAAGACCACTTTGCTTTTGACCAGTATTCTGTAAAAGATACTGTCATGATGGGGTTTCCAAAACTTTATGAAGTTTCTAAAGCTCGCGACGAAATCTACGCTAAGGCTGATTTTACTGAAGAAGACGGAATCAAATCTGCGGAACTTGAAGCTGAATTCGGAGAGCTTGGCGGGTACGAAGCAGAAAATCAGATTGAGCAGATGCTCTCAGGATTGGGTCTTGAAGAGCAGTTTCACGATAAGATGATGGGAGAACTAGATGAAAGTCAGAAGGTTCGTGTTTTGCTTGCTCAGGCGATTTACGGCAATCCTGATGCATTGCTTTTAGACGAACCTACAAACGGTCTTGATATTGAATCAATCACATGGCTCGAAAACTTCCTTTTGGATTTTGAAAACACTGTGATAGTTGTTTCCCACGACCGCCACTTCTTGAACACAGTTTGTACATATATATGTGATATCGATTTTGGTAAAATCACTCAGTTCAGCGGTAACTACGATTTCTGGTATCAGATGACCCAGGTTATGCAGCGCCAAGCTCATGACCAGCAGAAGAAAACAGAAGATAAAATGAAAGATCTTCGCGAATTCATCTTGAGATTCTCATCAAATGCTTCTAAAGCAAAGCAGGCTACTTCTCGTAAAAAAATCTACGATAAATTGGCAGATTCTCTTGAAGATATTCCTGTTTCAACACGAAAATTTCCTTATGTGGCATTTAAGACTGATCGGGAAATCGGAAACAACGTCTTGGAAATTAAAAATTTGAATTATACTGATCAGGACGGCAATGTTTTGCTAAAAGATTTCAATCTAAAAATCAACAGAACAGATAAAGTTGCTTTTGTTGGTATTGAACACAATTCAATCACAGCCTTGTTCGACATCATAAATGGAAAAATAAAACCGGCAAGCGGTGAGTTTTTCTGGGGAACAACGACAAGTCAATCTTATCTTCCTCGCGATAACAACGAAAATTTCAACAATGATTTGAATATCACTGAATGGCTCAAACAATATTCAAAAGAACAGGATGATTCTTATGTTCGCGGGTTTCTCGGAAGAATGCTTTTTAGCGGCGATGAATCTTTGAAAAAAGTAAAAGTTCTCTCCGGTGGCGAAAAAGTCAGATGTATGCTCTCTAAATTGATGCTCAGCGGGGCAAACTGCATCACAATGGACGACCCTACAAACCATCTCGACCTTGAAGCGATTCAGTCTTTGAACGAAGGCTTGATAGCGTTCACTGGAGTTCTTTTGTTCTCTTCTCACGACCACGAGTTTATTCAGTCTATTGCAAACCGTATTGTTGAGATCACCCCGAACGGTGTTATTGACCGTATGATGTCGTTCGACGACTATATCAGCGATAATACAATTACGGAACAGCGCCAGAAACTCTATGAAGGAACCGGAAAACGAATCAAATATAGAGTGTAA
- a CDS encoding carbohydrate ABC transporter permease codes for MKNKGRNSIRRYFPIFVLPTLICFTLFFVVPFFMGIGLSFTKFTTVTDITSFVGFKNYIKAFTVDNEFLHALEFTSIFTVVSIITVNVFAFALALMLTKGIKGTNFFRSIFFMPNLIGGIVLGYIWNLLLNGVLLRYFGADISFKTEYGFWGLVILTNWQHIGYMMVIYIAGLQNVPEDLLEAAQIDGASGFRILFHVKIPMVMPAITICTFLTLSNSFKMFDQNLALTAGAPEKTTEMLALNIYQTFYNRNANWHGVAQAKAVIFFIIVALIAFIQLRATGRKEIEQ; via the coding sequence ATGAAAAATAAGGGTAGAAATTCTATACGAAGATATTTTCCAATATTTGTTTTACCTACATTGATTTGCTTTACTCTGTTTTTTGTAGTTCCTTTTTTTATGGGTATTGGATTGTCTTTTACTAAATTTACTACAGTTACGGATATTACATCATTTGTAGGCTTTAAGAATTATATTAAGGCGTTTACTGTTGATAACGAGTTCTTACATGCTCTTGAATTTACTTCGATATTCACAGTTGTTTCAATTATTACCGTAAATGTATTTGCTTTTGCTCTGGCATTGATGCTCACAAAAGGAATAAAAGGAACAAATTTTTTCAGATCAATATTTTTTATGCCAAACCTTATCGGAGGTATCGTATTAGGATATATCTGGAATCTTCTTTTGAACGGTGTTTTACTTCGTTATTTTGGTGCAGATATTTCTTTTAAAACAGAATACGGTTTTTGGGGACTTGTCATCCTTACAAACTGGCAGCATATAGGTTATATGATGGTTATATACATCGCCGGTCTTCAGAATGTTCCGGAAGATTTGCTTGAGGCTGCACAGATTGATGGCGCATCCGGTTTCAGAATTTTATTTCATGTAAAGATTCCAATGGTAATGCCAGCTATCACAATCTGTACATTTTTGACATTGTCTAACTCATTTAAGATGTTTGACCAGAACCTTGCTCTTACAGCAGGAGCTCCGGAAAAAACAACTGAGATGTTGGCTTTGAATATTTATCAGACATTTTACAATAGAAATGCAAATTGGCACGGTGTAGCTCAGGCTAAAGCCGTAATTTTCTTTATCATCGTAGCTTTAATTGCGTTTATTCAGTTGCGTGCTACAGGTAGAAAGGAGATTGAACAATAA
- a CDS encoding MraY family glycosyltransferase — translation MYIIPIIIAAVAFLISLFLTKVVIIFCKKYSFYDSTNARKIHTGNIPRLGGVAFVLSFFAALVVYSLVFKGIPVKHSVPLIVSGSIIFFFCILDDFLDIRAVIKLCVQIIAVTIVVLNGFRFESICGWKLPLWFSYLLTFGWCLGLINAYNLIDGLDSLCGFLSLSVFMTIGITCVVMSDMNGFICIFLATAILGFLVFNMPPAKIFMGDCGSQFLGFMIAVTPLSINIEKIEFNKFLLVFLLSSIPVFDTIATIWRRIRDHRSVMAPDRLHLHHKLLNLGLSIKGTLVVIALIQCGICISAALSMFMPEKFGTVILILALMFVTLAFSMLHFIHWNVLKKHNQLGVPVPDLTK, via the coding sequence ATGTATATTATTCCAATTATCATCGCCGCAGTGGCATTTTTGATATCTCTTTTTTTGACAAAAGTTGTGATTATCTTCTGTAAAAAATACAGTTTTTATGATTCTACAAATGCTAGAAAAATTCACACAGGAAACATTCCAAGACTCGGCGGAGTTGCGTTTGTATTGTCTTTTTTTGCAGCGCTTGTCGTTTACAGTTTAGTTTTCAAAGGAATTCCTGTAAAACACAGCGTTCCTCTCATCGTCTCAGGCTCTATAATTTTCTTTTTTTGCATTTTAGACGATTTTTTAGATATTCGTGCAGTTATAAAACTTTGTGTACAGATAATCGCAGTGACAATTGTCGTGTTAAATGGCTTTAGATTTGAATCGATTTGCGGATGGAAGTTGCCGTTGTGGTTCAGCTATCTTCTTACGTTCGGATGGTGTCTCGGCTTAATAAATGCATATAATTTAATAGACGGGCTAGATTCTCTTTGCGGCTTTTTATCGTTGTCTGTTTTTATGACAATTGGAATAACATGTGTAGTGATGAGCGATATGAACGGTTTTATCTGTATTTTTCTTGCCACAGCGATTTTAGGATTTTTAGTTTTCAATATGCCGCCTGCAAAAATATTTATGGGCGACTGTGGAAGCCAGTTTCTTGGCTTTATGATTGCGGTTACTCCTTTGAGCATAAACATAGAAAAAATAGAATTCAATAAATTTTTGCTAGTTTTTCTTTTGTCATCGATTCCAGTGTTTGATACAATTGCGACAATATGGCGCCGCATTCGAGACCATCGTTCAGTAATGGCTCCAGACAGGCTCCATCTTCATCACAAACTTTTGAATCTGGGGCTTTCAATAAAAGGCACGTTAGTTGTCATTGCTTTAATTCAATGTGGAATATGTATTTCGGCAGCACTCTCAATGTTTATGCCTGAAAAATTCGGCACTGTGATTTTGATTCTCGCATTGATGTTTGTAACACTTGCATTCAGTATGCTCCATTTTATCCATTGGAATGTGCTAAAGAAACACAATCAGCTTGGAGTTCCTGTTCCTGATCTTACAAAATAG
- the malQ gene encoding 4-alpha-glucanotransferase produces the protein MSLLDKRSNGVLMHISSLPGETGIGTMGKHAFAFVDFLVKSGQTYWQILPICPTSYGDSPYQSFSTFAGNPYFIDFELLEKDGLISAQDYKNVKWCESEKKVDYGILYVERHKIFKLIQKNFEKNIPADYHEFCKKNDFWLQDYALFMAIKDEHNGSSFINWEKDILLHESSAVEKWTKKCSDRIEYYKILQYLFFKQWFSLKDYANKKGISIIGDIPIYVAADSADVWTNPEIFMLDENHIPIEVAGCPPDAYALGGQLWGNPVYRWDYCKKTGFKWWKQRITSSLKIYDILRIDHFRGFDTFYSVKYGSIDAKIGEWKKGPGMDLFKELKDSFGELPIIAEDLGYVTDTVRQLLKDTGFPGMKVLQFAFDANDKNGYIPYEFPKNCVVYTGTHDNCTINQWVEQEKEQFVQAAMDYYRITDKSKVREEMMLSGISSVANTCILTMQDLIGCGKEGRMNTPSTVGENWKWRATSDQFSDDIVEFLGKYTKIYGRKNEKICQ, from the coding sequence ATGTCTTTATTAGATAAACGCTCTAACGGTGTTTTAATGCACATTTCGTCTTTGCCGGGTGAAACCGGTATTGGAACAATGGGAAAGCATGCTTTTGCATTTGTAGACTTTCTTGTAAAAAGCGGACAAACATATTGGCAAATTCTTCCAATCTGTCCTACGAGTTATGGAGACTCTCCATATCAGAGTTTTTCGACTTTTGCAGGAAATCCGTATTTTATAGATTTTGAGCTTCTTGAAAAAGACGGTTTAATTTCCGCTCAAGATTACAAAAATGTAAAATGGTGTGAATCCGAAAAAAAAGTTGATTACGGAATTCTTTACGTTGAGCGCCACAAGATTTTTAAATTGATTCAGAAGAATTTTGAAAAAAATATTCCAGCCGACTATCACGAATTTTGTAAAAAAAATGATTTCTGGCTTCAAGATTATGCGCTATTTATGGCAATAAAAGACGAACACAACGGGTCATCTTTTATCAATTGGGAAAAAGATATTCTTTTGCATGAAAGTTCTGCCGTAGAAAAGTGGACAAAAAAATGTTCAGACAGAATAGAATATTATAAAATTCTTCAATATCTGTTTTTCAAACAGTGGTTTTCTCTAAAAGATTATGCAAATAAAAAAGGAATCAGCATAATCGGTGATATTCCGATTTATGTTGCTGCCGACAGCGCTGATGTTTGGACTAATCCTGAGATTTTTATGCTTGATGAAAATCACATTCCTATTGAAGTTGCCGGTTGTCCACCTGACGCTTACGCTTTGGGAGGTCAGCTTTGGGGAAATCCTGTCTACCGCTGGGATTACTGTAAAAAAACAGGTTTTAAATGGTGGAAGCAGAGAATTACATCTAGTCTGAAAATTTACGATATTTTAAGAATCGATCATTTCCGCGGATTCGACACTTTCTACTCTGTAAAATACGGTTCAATAGATGCCAAAATCGGGGAATGGAAAAAAGGTCCGGGAATGGATTTGTTCAAAGAGCTTAAAGACAGTTTTGGTGAACTTCCTATCATTGCAGAAGATCTTGGCTATGTGACAGACACCGTGCGTCAGCTTTTAAAAGATACAGGTTTCCCGGGAATGAAAGTCCTTCAATTTGCTTTTGATGCAAATGACAAAAACGGATATATCCCTTATGAATTTCCGAAAAACTGCGTAGTTTATACAGGAACTCACGATAACTGCACAATCAATCAGTGGGTTGAACAGGAAAAAGAACAATTTGTTCAGGCTGCAATGGATTATTACAGAATTACAGATAAGTCAAAAGTCAGAGAAGAAATGATGCTCTCAGGGATTTCTAGCGTTGCAAACACATGCATCTTGACAATGCAGGATTTAATCGGTTGCGGAAAGGAAGGAAGAATGAACACTCCTTCAACAGTCGGCGAAAACTGGAAATGGCGCGCAACATCAGATCAGTTCAGTGATGACATCGTTGAGTTTTTGGGAAAATATACAAAGATTTATGGACGCAAAAATGAAAAAATCTGTCAGTAA
- a CDS encoding LacI family DNA-binding transcriptional regulator gives MTIKDIAKECDCAIGTVSRVLNNHPDVSDKTRQKVMAVVEKYGFFLNTNAKLLKSQERNNLVIIVKGTSSILLTSLLERIQKMLEPLPYTASVVVLDENDDEGLNATRIACEQKPLGIIFLGGSPDKLADDFERVHEPSVLISNQAHTLDSKYVSSVSIDNFEASYFSAKHLIENGHKNIGVIGGALDTGLSTIRYEGFLKAMDEANLSFDFEKSYEPSKYSFEGGEAAVKNLIKRNPDITAIFTMSDAMAIGACRQLRDMNYSVPERFSIIGFDGISLANYFCPRITTIRQNADELAREGLSVLLDCIEKNANPCHKIIPFEFIKGESVKKIN, from the coding sequence ATGACAATAAAAGATATTGCAAAAGAATGTGATTGTGCCATTGGTACAGTTTCGAGAGTTCTTAATAATCATCCTGATGTCAGTGATAAAACGCGTCAAAAGGTTATGGCTGTTGTTGAAAAGTATGGATTTTTTTTGAACACAAATGCTAAACTGCTGAAATCTCAGGAACGAAACAATCTTGTGATTATTGTAAAAGGAACCTCAAGTATTCTTTTGACTAGCCTTTTGGAAAGAATTCAAAAAATGCTAGAACCGCTTCCATATACTGCAAGCGTCGTAGTCCTTGATGAAAACGATGATGAAGGATTAAATGCCACTCGCATTGCTTGTGAGCAGAAACCTCTTGGCATAATTTTTTTAGGTGGAAGCCCGGACAAACTTGCCGATGATTTTGAAAGGGTTCACGAACCTAGTGTCCTTATTTCAAATCAAGCTCACACTTTAGACAGTAAATATGTTTCAAGCGTAAGCATCGACAACTTTGAGGCTTCTTATTTTTCTGCAAAGCATTTGATTGAAAACGGACATAAAAATATTGGAGTGATTGGCGGTGCACTTGATACAGGCCTTTCTACTATCCGTTATGAAGGATTCCTCAAAGCGATGGATGAAGCTAATCTCAGTTTTGATTTTGAAAAGTCGTATGAGCCTTCCAAATATTCCTTTGAAGGTGGTGAAGCGGCTGTAAAAAATCTTATAAAAAGGAATCCTGATATTACTGCAATATTTACAATGTCAGATGCGATGGCTATTGGCGCCTGCAGGCAACTTAGAGACATGAATTATTCTGTGCCAGAAAGATTTTCTATCATAGGATTTGACGGAATCTCGCTGGCCAATTATTTTTGTCCAAGAATTACGACAATTCGGCAAAACGCTGATGAACTTGCAAGAGAAGGGCTTTCTGTTTTGCTCGATTGTATAGAAAAAAACGCTAATCCTTGTCATAAAATCATTCCATTTGAGTTTATAAAAGGTGAAAGCGTAAAAAAAATAAATTGA
- a CDS encoding carbohydrate ABC transporter permease: protein MLMREKRAVNNFITLGILIILTCVFVFPVILVFMNSFKARFYVSIQPFAWPSGDMFVGFENYLNGLTTSGFLLAFFRSVFVSIFSVVLIVLCSSMTAWYIVRVKDKVTKLLYYIFVFSMIVPFQMVMYTMTFVVTSIYFSNIFGVVLVYLGFGAGLSVFMFSGFVKGLPLEIEEAAKIDGCNPIQRFFLIVFPMLKPTSITVAVLNAMWVWNDFLLPYLVLGSDHKTVPVAIQIAMQGAYGSTDYGGFMAMLVLSVIPIIAFYMGSQKYIIKGVIAGAVKG, encoded by the coding sequence ATGCTGATGAGAGAAAAAAGAGCTGTAAATAATTTTATTACACTCGGAATTTTGATTATTTTAACTTGTGTTTTCGTTTTTCCAGTCATTCTTGTTTTTATGAATTCATTTAAGGCAAGATTTTACGTGTCTATTCAACCATTTGCATGGCCTAGCGGCGACATGTTCGTCGGTTTTGAAAACTATCTAAATGGGCTTACTACTTCAGGATTTTTATTAGCGTTCTTTCGCTCTGTCTTTGTAAGTATATTTTCAGTTGTTTTGATTGTCTTATGCTCATCGATGACTGCATGGTACATTGTGCGCGTAAAAGACAAAGTTACAAAACTATTGTATTACATATTTGTATTCAGTATGATTGTACCATTCCAGATGGTGATGTACACGATGACTTTTGTTGTAACTTCAATTTATTTTTCAAATATTTTTGGAGTAGTTCTTGTATACCTTGGTTTTGGAGCTGGGCTCTCAGTATTTATGTTTTCAGGTTTTGTCAAAGGACTCCCGCTAGAAATAGAGGAAGCTGCAAAAATTGATGGATGTAATCCTATTCAGAGATTTTTCCTGATTGTTTTTCCGATGTTAAAGCCTACTTCAATTACTGTTGCGGTTTTGAATGCAATGTGGGTTTGGAACGACTTCCTTCTTCCTTATCTTGTACTTGGTTCTGACCACAAGACAGTTCCTGTTGCAATTCAAATTGCAATGCAGGGTGCTTACGGTTCTACAGATTACGGCGGATTCATGGCAATGCTGGTTTTGTCAGTTATTCCTATCATTGCATTTTACATGGGTTCACAAAAGTACATTATAAAAGGTGTAATTGCCGGAGCTGTAAAAGGATAA